The region ACGTCACCGGCCTTGGGACAACCCGGCTCCTTGAGATGATCCGGCGGAGCGGGAACGGGACGAAGTTCTACCAGGCCTCGAGCAGCGAGATGTTCGGGGCGACCCCGCCGCCGCAGAGCGAGACGACACCGTTCTGGCCGCGAAGCCCCTACGCCTGCGCCAAACTCTATGCCTACTGGATGACGCGGAACTACCGAGACGGCTACGGGATGTTTGCCGCAAACGGGATCCTCTTCAACCATGAGTCTCCCCGGCGGGGCGAAACGTTCGTGACGAGGAAGATCACGCGGGGGATCGCCCGGATCCTTGCCGGCAAGGAGAAATACCTCTACATGGGGAACCTGGATGCCCGGCGGGACTGGGGGTTTGCCCCGGAATATGTCGAGTGCATGTGGAGGATTCTCCAGCAGGAGAAGCCCGAGGATTTTGTCATCGGGACCGGGGAGAGCCATTCGGTCCGGGAGTACCTTGAGACCGCATTCTCGTATGCAGGCCTCGACTGGGAGGAGCATGTCAGGATCGACGCCCGATACTTCCGGCCGACCGAGGTCGAGGACCTCATCGCGGATGCCGGGAAGGCTGAAGAGAAACTCGGTTGGAAACCCCGCGTGACGTTTTCTGATCTGACCCGGATCATGGTTGACGCGGACCTGAAGGAGGCCGGGCTCGAACCCCCCGGCGAAGGGGACGAGATTCTTGCCCGGAGGTACCCGAACCGGTGGTGGACGGGAGATTGAGGCGGCCGAGGGTCTGTTTCTACGTCAGTGACTTTGGTTACGGCCATGCAGCCCGGGACATCGCTCTCGCCCGGGAACTGCAGGAGATCCTGCACGCCGAGGTCGTCGTCAGGACCGGCTTGCCTGCGGAGTTTATGGCCCGGTCGCTTCCCGGCGTCGAGGTCCTGCGGGGGCAGAACGACCCAGGGGTGGTGATGGATGGTGCCGCTGTGGACCGAGAGAGGACGCTTGCGGCGGTAGAGCAGTGGCTCGCTTCCTGGGAGGGGTATATCGCCGCCGAGAAGGTCTTTCTCCGTGACCGCCGGGTCGACCTTATCGTCTCAGACATTGTTCCGCAACCCTTCCTTGCTGCGGAAGAACTCGGGATCCCGTCGCTTGGTATCTCCAACTTCACCTGGCACCTCATCTACACCCGTCTCTTCGGGAAGACCGGATTGACCGACCGAATCGCCGAAGCCTACCGGGCGGCCGACGGTGCTCTTCTGCTCCCGCTCCATGAGCCGATGGCGGTCTTTAAGGATCGGCGAGAAGTGGGGCTTGTGGCGCGGGCAGTGAGCCGCGATCGGACGGAAATTCCGGCGCTTCCTTCCGGGCGGCCGCTCGTGTATCTCGGGGGCGGCCGGTCTCTTGACCCCGCTGTCTTCCGGGGCATCAGGACCGCGCTCGACGGGTGCACCCTCCTCGTCCCGTCGTGGGTAAACCTCCCGGGCACGGTTAGGATCCCGCCCGGTGAGACCGAGACCCAAGACTGGATCGCCGCCTGCGATCTCGTGGTCTCAAAGCCCGGCTACAGCACCATCTCGGAAGCGATCCAAGCCCGCGTCCCGATGGCTCTCTTCCGTAGAGAAGGATTTGCCGAGGACGACTATCTCATCAGAGGTGTCGACGGTATGGGGATCGGGAGAGAGGTCCCGGCGGCGGCCGTCCTCGACGGCTCATGGGCTGAGAACCTGGAAAGCCTGATGGAGCTCCGGGAGAACTTCGATAAGATCGATGATGTTTTCAAGAGAGACGGCACAAAAGAATGCAGTATCATAGTCGGTGGGATGGTATGACATTTCAGGATGGGACGGCGGTCCTCGTCACGGGCGGAGCCGGGTTCCTCGGCTCATCCCTGGTGAGGACGCTTGAGAGGCACGGGCTTGCAGCGGAGAATATCAGGGTACCCCGGAGCCGCGACCTTGACCTGCGGCGGTGGGAGAACTGCGTTGCCGCGGTGCAGGACGTCGACCTCGTCATCCACCTGGCGGCGAAGGTCGGGGGCATCGGCTACAACATGGCAAACCCGGGCTCCCTCTTCTACGACAACGCCGTCATGGGGATCCAACTGATGGAGGCCGCCCGGCAGGCCGGTGTCGCGAAGTTCGTCGCCGTCGGGACGATCTGCGCCTACCCGAAGTTCACGCCGGTCCCATTCCGGGAAGAGGAACTCTGGGAGGGGTATCCCGAAGAGACCAACGCCCCTTACGGCCTCGCAAAGAAGATGCTCCTTGTCCAGGCCCAGGCCTACCGGCAGCAGTATGGGTTCAATGCCATCTACCTCCTCCCGGTGAACCTCTACGGCCCGGGGGACAACTTTGACCCCGCGAGTTCGCATGTCATCCCGGCCCTGATCAAGAAGTTCGTCGAGGCGGTGGAGACCGGTGCGGAGAGCGTCGAGGTCTGGGGGACCGGCGCCGCGTCGCGCGAGTTCCTCTACGTCGACGACGCCGCGGAGGGGATCGCGCTTGCCGCCGAACGCTACGATAAGCCCGACCCAGTGAACCTCGGGGCGGGCTTCGAGATTACCATCCGCGACCTTGCGACCCTCATCGCCGACCTCACCGGGTTTACAGGCGAGATCGTCTGGGACACGACCAAACCCGACGGCCAGCCCCGGCGGTGCCTGGATGTCTCGCGTGCGGAGCGGGAGTTCGGGTTCCGGGCGAAGACGGGTTTTGAGGACGGGCTGAGAGCGACGATTGAGTGGTACAGGAACGATAGGGTATGAAGATCTCTGTCATCGGTTGCGGGTATGTCGGATGCGTGACCGGGGTATGTTTTGCCGACCTTGGTCACGAGGTGACCCTTGTCGATGTCGACCCGGCAAAGCTCCGTGCAATCAGTGCAGGGCGGTCCCCGATCTACGAACCCGGGCTTGAAGACCTGATCCGGAAGAACCGCGACCGGATCAGCGCAACAACGGACCTCCGAGCGGCCATCAGATCGACCGACATCACCTTCGTCGCCGTCGGGACGCCCTCACAGGAAGACGGGGCGATCGATCTGCGCTACGTCCTTGGCGCGTGCGAAGAGATCGGGCAGGTCCTCAAGGATAAGGATACTTTCCACACCGTCATCATCAAAAGCACAGTCTTTCCCGGGACGACGAAAGAGATGGCCTGCCCGGTCCTGGAAAAGGCCTCCGGGAAGACGGCCGGGAGAGACTTCGGCATTGGCTCAAACCCTGAGTTCCTACGTGAAGGAAGCGCTGTCCGGGACTGCCTCTCCCCGGACCGCATCGTCATCGGGGCCGATGATCCCCGGACTGCCGGGATCCTCAGCGACCTCTACGCGCCGGTCGGGTCCGTGGTGCTTGTGACTCCCGTCACGACCGCAGAGATGATAAAATACACAAGTAATGCCGTCCTTGCGGCGAAGATCAGCCTTGCCAACGAGATCGGAAACCTCTGCAAACGGCTTGGTGTAGACTCGCGGGAGGTTTTTACGGCGGTGGGGATGGACGGCCGGGTAAGCCCGGCATTCTTTAGGACCGGGATAGGGTTTGGGGGGTCCTGTTTCCCGAAGGATGTCAGGGCTCTCGTCGCCGGGGCAAGAGCGTGCGGCGAAGACCTGAAGATCCTCAGGGCGGTCCTTGAGGTCAACGAGGAGCAGCCCAAAAAACTCCTCTCCCTCCTCCGGCGGCATATCCCCGATCTCCAGGGGAAGATAATCGGGGTTCTCGGGCTCGCCTTCAAGCCCGATACCGATGATATCCGGGAG is a window of Methanoculleus sp. 7T DNA encoding:
- the gmd gene encoding GDP-mannose 4,6-dehydratase, with product MGTIPKKALITGITGQDGSYLAEFLLHKGYEVHGIIRRASTFNTSRLDHIYTDPHDAGARLFLHYGDLSDDEQISHIIYNIKPDEVYHLGAQSHVRVSFDTPEYTGNVTGLGTTRLLEMIRRSGNGTKFYQASSSEMFGATPPPQSETTPFWPRSPYACAKLYAYWMTRNYRDGYGMFAANGILFNHESPRRGETFVTRKITRGIARILAGKEKYLYMGNLDARRDWGFAPEYVECMWRILQQEKPEDFVIGTGESHSVREYLETAFSYAGLDWEEHVRIDARYFRPTEVEDLIADAGKAEEKLGWKPRVTFSDLTRIMVDADLKEAGLEPPGEGDEILARRYPNRWWTGD
- a CDS encoding GDP-L-fucose synthase family protein, whose protein sequence is MTFQDGTAVLVTGGAGFLGSSLVRTLERHGLAAENIRVPRSRDLDLRRWENCVAAVQDVDLVIHLAAKVGGIGYNMANPGSLFYDNAVMGIQLMEAARQAGVAKFVAVGTICAYPKFTPVPFREEELWEGYPEETNAPYGLAKKMLLVQAQAYRQQYGFNAIYLLPVNLYGPGDNFDPASSHVIPALIKKFVEAVETGAESVEVWGTGAASREFLYVDDAAEGIALAAERYDKPDPVNLGAGFEITIRDLATLIADLTGFTGEIVWDTTKPDGQPRRCLDVSRAEREFGFRAKTGFEDGLRATIEWYRNDRV
- a CDS encoding UDP-glucose dehydrogenase family protein → MKISVIGCGYVGCVTGVCFADLGHEVTLVDVDPAKLRAISAGRSPIYEPGLEDLIRKNRDRISATTDLRAAIRSTDITFVAVGTPSQEDGAIDLRYVLGACEEIGQVLKDKDTFHTVIIKSTVFPGTTKEMACPVLEKASGKTAGRDFGIGSNPEFLREGSAVRDCLSPDRIVIGADDPRTAGILSDLYAPVGSVVLVTPVTTAEMIKYTSNAVLAAKISLANEIGNLCKRLGVDSREVFTAVGMDGRVSPAFFRTGIGFGGSCFPKDVRALVAGARACGEDLKILRAVLEVNEEQPKKLLSLLRRHIPDLQGKIIGVLGLAFKPDTDDIRESRAVPVVADLLAAGAQVVAYDPAAMENFRRVFPQVGYVSGPDEVLGADAVLILTEWREFEGLDYRGRIVIDGRRLEKARAEAMIYEGVCW